Proteins from one Meleagris gallopavo isolate NT-WF06-2002-E0010 breed Aviagen turkey brand Nicholas breeding stock unplaced genomic scaffold, Turkey_5.1 ChrUn_random_deg7180001686159, whole genome shotgun sequence genomic window:
- the LOC104917383 gene encoding interferon-like: LRDMAPSPPQPCPQHNAPCSFNDTVLDTNNTQQADKTTHNILQHLFKILSGPTTPAHWIDSQRQSLLNQIQRYAQHLEQCLADSHTRSRTRWPRNPHLTINKHFSCLHAFLHDNDYSACAWDHVRLRARAWLLHIHDLVRNTRT, translated from the coding sequence CTCCGGGACATGGCTCCCAGCCCACCCCAGCCGTGCCCACAGCACAACGCGCCATGCTCCTTCAATGACACCGTCCTGGACACCAACAACACCCAGCAAGCCGACAAAACCACCCACAACATCCTCCAGCACCTCTTCAAAATACTCAGCGGCCCCACCACTCCAGCACACTGGATCGACAGCCAACGCCAAAGCCTCCTCAACCAGATCCAGCGGTACGCCCAGCACCTCGAGCAATGCTTGGCGGACAGCCACACACGCTCTCGGACACGATGGCCTCGCAACCCTCACCTCACCATCAACAAACACTTCAGCTGCCTCCACGCCTTCCTCCACGACAACGATTACAGCGCCTGCGCCTGGGACCACGTCCGCCTACGAGCTCGTGCCTGGCTCCTGCACATCCACGACCTCGTGCGCAA